The sequence below is a genomic window from Lytechinus variegatus isolate NC3 chromosome 3, Lvar_3.0, whole genome shotgun sequence.
TAACAAGAATCAAACATCCCTGCAGTATAATTTATTTCGTAAGTTTGCAGCAGTGAAATGGTTATAAAATATTAGGTTCTCAAATTTATCAATGATTATTTCCAACAGATCAAGTTAACATAAGAATGAGCTCTGCAATGTAAAATGTCTTAATATTCTAGTCACTGTAACTGGGGTATGCaagtaataccatggtcacatttgttctacggcggccgtacggcgagtcaaaaacgccgtttttaacatttttgtaccagctaaatataggtggtttgaattaaaatgaataaaacggctgttttcgactcgccgtacggccgccgtagagcaaatgtgaccatggtatgcAAGTAAACAGAGCTTCCTAATTCTTAGAAATGAATTACAAACTAGAATTACATATGCAGCCTacagaatttattttttatttttttaataaatcactTACCAACTCATTTCCTAATGATAGCAAGCCATGAAGGAAATCTTCTAAGTCGATGTGGAATCCATCAGATTTCTTGACAGTAACTATGAAACAAAAGGATATTCAGATATacaaatgaattaataataatagcagcatatttacccagggtagccacttcagttccgaaaactgttctcccagcgggccctgctattattacccccgctttagcatggctaccttgatctggcgctcgagcattcgaggaatttcttcctaccgggtacccattcacctcacctgggtcgagtgcagcacaatgtggataaatttcttgctgaaggaaattacgccatggctgggattcgaacccacgaccctctgtttcaaagtccgaagactaatccactgggccacaacgctccacattggGAACATAAAGatatgaaaatacttttaaTACACATGATTTAATAAAGCAGGATATTTATAGTGCGGTCACAGTGCACACTTATCCACCTACTAAAaaggtaaacaaaaaaaattgcattttgtaaGCCATTTCATATAGAAATCcctatgacaaaaaaaaattcagaaggggggaaaataaaaatgagttGAAAGCATGGTGTCAGTCGGCAAATCTTCATTCCAGTTGTAACATACTTTCCAAAACTGCTATCGCCACTATCAACGATATCTATAGATACAAAAATATTGTTAACCATTCCCCAAGGGCCAACACTCTGGAATTCCCACAGAAAGGACAAGTTGGAAAGTGTGAACAAAGAGACCCAACCTCCTATACAAGGGATCACAATTGTTGGCCTGGCAGTACTTAATATCAAATCAATGTTTTAAAGTTAAATCATGAGAACATTCTTACGGTAAACTGCCTACTTCTTTGGTTTGTAGCGATTGGTCTCATCCCAGATGGTCCAGTCCCATTTTGTCTTCAACCAATTTCACCAACAACTTTTTGGTCTAATTGTCACTTTATCTATATACCATTCTGTCTAGTTCTCATTTAGGCAATTGTCTGCAAACCTTTTGCCTAATAATCCACTTTGTCTAATGCCACTAAGTCAATATGATTAGGTGAAAccacattttcatttgacaCAGTAAGTTAGACCAACTGGGCATTTGCCTCAGTGAGAATGAAGACAATGtagctattagaccaagtgttgTGTGGATCAAATAGCAATTAGATTAAGCAGGTATTAGaccaaaatttgtttcatacaTGTGGTATATTGTACAACATCTGAGGACAAATGCTTGTATACCAAGTGAATATAAACCGATCTTACCTCCCAAAAATTCTGCTACTTCCTCTCTAGTTGCTAATCTCTCTGATTCAAGATAGACAATGAGAGAAGCTGAGAAGGCAAGTCTTTGGATACAATATCTCCAATGATCATGGAACCTAGAAAACAGACACGAAAAATAATATGTTTACTTGGTTATACAGCAGTTTTAACAGTAACACTTGCGCTCTTAACATGTGAAAATCAGATGTCTCAATAAAAATGGGAGTATAATGACCCTAGCTTTAGCAAAGCACCTGTCACACACTGTGTTTCAAGGAATATTGCCAGGTAACCATTTTCCTCACCTGGGTTTAGTGCGGCGCaatatggatgaatttcttgctgaaggacaTGAATGCAGGCCTGAAGAAATATTTTAACCTGTGACCCTCTGATTAAGAGACAGGAATCAGAACCATGACATCTCCATTTGATcaacatcaaaatttgatgaatttatttCAGTAATCATAAATCTTTTCTTTACTTATATTAACATGTAAgtttgtataaaaataaattaatctaAACACAAATTACAAAGTCAATGGACTTTTTTCTTCTGAGCAATGAAATGTGAATAATGACATAGGGAATTTGTACAAAAATCAAACTATGCACACAACTCTTATCGTAGAATAACATACCTGTAATATTCATCTGCAGGGAACAAAGCAGCCAGTTGTTCTATTTTTGATTTAACAGTCTGAAACAGCTCCCTACTTCTCTTGCAAATCTGAGAAACTAAAATTACAATAACAGTCATTCAAACGCATttggagcattttgacaaatatattacatgtacatctgctTTATCAATATATAGTTTTAAACTGATACAAAACAGTTTTtgattcatattaaaaaaatttctaTCGATTAGATTGAAACAAATTATGGTGTAAACATTGCTCCGATATGGGCGAATCAATAGTTGACTTATCAGATCATTAGAAAAAGACCTACAGAGCTGATTCTAAGTAATCAGTAGTTTATTTTGATAGGCTAATTGAGCAAGGCAGGACTGGAAAGTTTCTATGAGATGATACATAGATGGAGTAATAGAGTAGTAACTTAAGGACCATGATGACGGTCAGTTTCCTGGGTTGATGGTCAAAAAGGAAACTagttttattaatattgttaaaaATGTTACCACAGTTTGCCAAAATTGATTAAGACTGAGTAGACAGCAAATCGACATTCAGCTcgggaaaaaaaattggcccCTAAATAATATCAGTTTAAATAATCACTTTCACAGTGAAAAAGATCAGTGGATTACAATGGGTGATTTGAAGTTCAGTGTTTCAGATGCTGGTGTTGATGTTGTTAGCACAATTCAGAACTAACACCTATGAGTTTATGAAAATTATCCAAAACAAATAGCtttacacctacatgtagtgtGGTTAATCAAAGGCTGATTTTGTACATTTGAAGCTGTGCTCATGTAAAAATTGGCTTGACACCGACAAATTGAAcaatgaacttgaaatcactAAATGTCACAAAACCAGAATTCCAACGAACCTTCTTTGATTCCACTACCCTGATGGATAGCATTTAGAACAGTCATAATCTCCCTTCCAGTTTGCTCCAGTTCACGAACAACATTTCGAATctcctgtaaaaaaatgaatttattcacGTTTTAGAAAACTGACCGAGATATCTAACTTTAGACCTATTTGTATGGTACATGTTCTAAAACTTCTGCAGATACAAATAATTGTTCTTTCTATTTCATAGGTATGTAGATCTATTACCTATAAATTTTGTAAGATATATTTGAAAGATTTTATTCACTCTATCGACCCCCTTTCGGGGTATAAGAGTACAAACACATTTAcaatatgaatacaaaaatataagcAATAATATCCATGCACTGATGCACAACCTGTTCATGAGAAATAACAGATAAACAATTtcataatgatgatataatgaTTTGGGGATCCCCCATAGAGGATATggcaatatttgattttgatgcaAATCCAAGGTCAGAAGTGGGTATAATTAAGAGCTAGTTTTGAGAACTTTAAATACATTAAGGGGCCAGAATGAGGGCTGGAAAagggattttatttttgttttggggtCTGGGctgaatgaaatataaataaagtaaaattcaccaaggaaaatgctgaaatttcaaaTCTGATAATTTagaagttattgaattataCAGTTTAGCAACATATTCTGAAAACAGCTATATCTACGttctcatgaatatgcaatgtgaaatcataaatatttcattttttttccttactaGTTCTAGAACTAAGCGTGAATGTCTTCCTTGtattaacaaaataagttgcagcaaatGATTATCTTACTCACTAGGCCTCCATTAGTGATCAAtctattctttttcattcttgaaGACAAAGGTAATTACTGGTAATATAATTTTATATACCGTACTGAAATGCAATATTATAAGTAGGCATATGATATAGACAGCTTGCTCATTTATTCAAGAAGACATGTATCTAAACCAGGCATAATTTCACTGAAATACAAAACTTTCTACTTGGttgctttatttttgtttattcctttGTGTATTCTTTctctgattttactttatttattcaaattatatgCAACCCTTTCAAGAATCTACTTTCAGCAGAGGGGGATTGAAAAATTGAGGGGGAAGGGGTTACAGTGGAACTTTAAAGAtgaggcctacatgtagtaacTTTGTTAAGTTGGAGAAATTAATATCAAGTAAAAggaattcttttaaaaaaataagcccatgggggggggacacttccattgacgagtagataccaGGCGCAACCATGGGGTTTCAAAAAGCCCccaaaacaagtattttccatattctgaaaatgcaccccttaacaagtattggccgTGTAAAACCATACCCTTAATCAGggacctgggaacgattttttcagTGGGGGTGCTGAAAGCTATCCTCAACGGTGGTTGGGGGGTGGGGGACACAATTGAGTTTTCcataattacacacacacacacaaacacatacacacatatatatatatacatgtagattgaataatttatatatactatatatatatatatgtatatgacaGTTACTTCTTATATTAAGAACATAGATATATAATTAGATAactcgagcgcgaagcgcgagcttttttgggggggttatgttttttgtcctgaaaattgaacattttttagCAATGTTTGTGGTCccgggggcgtttcatgaaaggacttgtcggacgttttatccgacaagtcccattttatccgacagttaccataggaacagtgcctctcagccaatcaaaatcatggaaagatgtcagatctgacaacttgtcggacgaaaatattgatgaaatgctcccccgaACAAGATGCGTTTGTTACAAATAATAACTGCGAACGTGATCAGCGCGAGcagatatttttcatataattgCTCTGGTCTGATCGAAAGGAACGtgttttaaggactgtttgtagttatccattaagacgatacatgtatcaacaatcaaataatgcgagcgcgaagcgcgagctgaaaattttgacattccgacctaaatactggacattctaagcactttttgtaatcatgatcaggATAGGTATATTACTATACATTTGCtgcgagcggaaacaaaattgagatttcagacaaaaaaaaaaaaacgagacaTTCTAAGCTGCACTTTTCTAATTATGAAAAGATAGGTATATGGCTACACAATttatgcgagtgcgaagcgcgagaagaaataaaaatgggaTTTCAGACCTATAAACGGGACATcttaagcacttttctaatcatgaacagggTGGGTATAGAAttatacaattgatgcgagcgcgaagcgcgagcggaaacaaaattgagatttcagacctataaACGAGacattctattcatgttttgtaaatcaagaAAGTGATGGGTAATTTGATATATTCTTATattaataatgtgagcgcaatgcgcgaacagaaaatttttgatattctgatctggaACTCCGCACTGAATGTAATATGGCTtaaacatataaataaaaattagacaaacataataataaagatttaataaaaattcgacaaggaaatcaaaattattgcattttaaagattagcattattccggtgaaacagtttaaGCATgtcgtcattaatattcaatgagcaaactgatgatgtcatatccccacttgttcttctgtatttcattatgtagaattaggtttattcaatattttcccttcaagaaccaaaaacAGTTGAATTGACCACTGATTTAGATATtctttgctgcaacttatttcattataagggagacatatcattcacactggtttgaaaaaaaatgaaacaattgtaTTCCATGTAATAACACCAGAAACAGGAttgtggggatgtgacatcttCAACCCACATGGGCAGAAATCCCAGAGGGGtcagggggacacaatatcaaatgtccccctccTATTTGGGGTCTTTCATTATGGAGGCAAATACATCACTTCCCAATCgaaataatacatatatttttgacTGAATGACCTTagattttgggtgaaaacttttttttagggaggggggggggggcttgtgaAATTTTGTTAGGGTTAAAATGACCCAACATTTAGGGTGATATccttttgggttttttttttgcttgtcaaattttccgggccctggtccccctacctttggggacaaATTTCCGCCCATGTCAACCCACCTATTAATTATGACATGCATATCAccatttttataaaatattgctgaaatttagaattaaataactgaactatttgttatcagattttcataaaatttatttatttttataaaatgtatttgatatattttcaacccGGAGTAGCCCCAAAAGCTGcgtatcttaaaaaacatgCGTGTGCGTGTTTATAGATAGACCCAGTAtgtgggcattctaaataccttttttttcctaaaaagaaaacattatttcaagcgcaaagcgcgagcagaaaatatttgatattccgatctgaaaaagggtaAATTAAAATACTATTTTAAGTACTGTGTCGGAAAATTCTGAAGGGGGGGGTCTACAAAacgttcattttcattacatttctgtCATTTATTATACCTGCCACTAGCTTTCCAggaggtgctgcctatggaaaatgaCATGCAGCATCTCCAAATTTGGGGGCTGCTTCACCCCCAGCActcccgcttcccagggccattgGGCAGGGCAAAAAAGACTGTGAAATTTGATTTCTATTGTCTGATTTGTAATTGTTTATACAAAACACGGGCGTTCGGGCGAGCGCACTCTTAATTCGACATAAAACCTGGAAATTTCAAGTCCAGCCACACCCATGGGTCCCTCCCTGCTATCgagcagtggcgtagctaggatttttttcccggggagggcactggggggtccttgctttttcagggggggggggcaccggccatttttccggtgtgtgtgtatgtgtccacaagggcggatccgactttcgccaataagggacggggcccgaaattatatcttcacctatatcagtcacttgttagttttattcttataaaacaacataaacataaaataatctcataagccttataaaaagtgcgagcgcgaagctcgagcgattttttttttactttaatgtattttttcctgaaatttaattttctgggcaatgttatgtgtgatcctgaacaagattcgtatgtacccccaagcgcgaacagaaatgtttatcaactgttctagcattatcgaaaagggacctgttaaggactgcttacagttacccacgaagacggtatatatttcaataatgcgagcgcgaagcgcgagcaaattttttgacattccgacctttaaaaaaatggtcattctaagcactttttgtattaataaatgttataggtatgtaactaaacaattgatgcgagcgcgaagcgcgagaggaagaaaatttagattttagacctaaaagcgggacactctattcatattttgtaagtcataaatatgatatagtcaattgggtatcattaataatgcgatcgtgaagcgtgagcagacaattattgatattctgatgtaaaactagataatttaagtacattttaaataaagaacatgcacgctatcgcgcatgttaaatatttagacctaaaatctgggcattttgaatacatttgtttaatggatcattatggaatacacgtagacaatatgaacttggcaaaccaaacaatgtgaccacgcagcgtgagcttaaaatgctgatatgtagaccataaaacggacattttacaaagcacttaaatttgtaaatgaaaaaaaaataataatgaaagctcgatgtgcgagctaaaatatgttttgcatattgacttcaaaacttgctcctcatcagcctattgagcaagatatgaatcccatcgaacaggcaattatggcgcgaagcgccagcaaaaattttatatagtaatgaaaagatgaaaacatgaaaagatttttttttgaattgtaagtcttcccctcacattatttcattcagtcgtcttcctcctcttatttccctcttcttttttcttctgtctttcttcttcttttcctttttctttctccttttttttcttttcttttttttgctctgccaattttttctgggggggggcaccagggGGGCAcgccaaatctcaggggggggggggggggcacgtgccccccaggcccccccccgtagctacgccattGCTATCGAGTAGTGTGTAAACTATGGTTATACGTATCGGGCGACCATGTCTATTTCGGGGTGCCGGAGCCTGATTGAGTCGCGTTATAGGCATGATGTTATTGGAATATTTGAAAGATTGTGTAAATGATTTGTGATTTTTGGATgtgataattatgtacattataacatatcaaaaaaataCAGGGGGAATCTGATttcatgggggtgctgcctatggaaaataatacacgcagcacccccaggaaaatttctgggggtgcttcagcaccccagcacccccgcttcacAAAcatgtattggaaacaaaacagtaCCCTTGACAAGGCCCATTCCCTaaattgaccccctaaacaagtacagtgaTAATTTAGCCAAACATCGGCTTTAGTACTGTCCAACCTCCCATACCTCACTCAAATTGGACTCTAAATAGgtagtgttggagcaaaaagtgcatcatttataaaacagttGTCTTTTTTACACCCTCATAAATTTGACCgtctacatgtagctttcctaaTAAAACATATACCCTTTTTGCCTAATGAAAAAGAGATCCTTTTCATATGCTTCTTTGGTCGTGCTGAGcaggtatccacttgtcaatagaagtgtcccccccccccccccccccccccccccccgcgagaGTAAGGAATATCTAAAATTCTAAAGCACCATTACCAATACGTTAAACTTTTTGGATACACACCAAATCCTTACTCACTTCAACTTCAAGGGACTGACATGAAACTGAATGAGTATTGAGAGTTCAAAGTCTAGACTAGTCAGCTTAGTCAGAGCCATGcagttcattgaatgagtgtgcAGACGCGAGACCATGACCAGTGGCAGGGCCAGGAAGTGTTTCAAGTTCAACTCTTCCCGGAATTTgtgaaattttgactttttctaTTTGGGAAATagaaaaaatcaaggaaatccGAAATCCCATATACACAGGTTTACCTCAATACGTTGCTAAAAAATTTTCGCTTGCGCTCCGCCCTTGCATTTCGTACTTTTGTTCCTATTTTTAAAGAGGGCATTaaccaaaaaatgttaaattccttgattttttgacacaatgaaatatgaatgataGGCTCGCTGTTGCctgatttttaataataaaaatattttgataaaaaaatcaaagttcaaacTTGTCTCAATTTGAAAATTCCAGTTCCAGGAGGCAGGAAATGTCTATGAATATGGAAAATTTGGGATTCAGTTTTCGGGAAATTTGTTTGGaatccaaaacaaatttccagAAACTGAATCCTAAATTAAAATTAGGTCTGTGGAAACACTGGGGCCAGGGCAATCACACAAGCATGCGAGGGACACGGGGCCGGGGGCCAGGGCAGAACAGCGGATTAGCAGAGTCAAGTCGACAGGTGGAATGACGACGCTGATGACATGGCTGAAGACAATTACCTCTCTCTTATCTTGCTCTTTGACCAAATGAGTATTGAAAGCTTCAAAGGTTTTGTTGATTTCTTCATCCATGATGTTGATCTAATTCTAACGTCACACAAAGTTTCAAGCCTCAAATCAATGTGAGTAGCAAGCCCCGGATATTGGTTTCAAACAAAACACAGCAGCCGGAAAGTTCGATCGACGGCCGGTTCTTTTCCACGCAGTGCATGCAGCGACGTGCAATTGCAGCTGCGCTGCATGGATGGACGATGGCGGACGCGGCTGCATGGCAGGAGTTCCCGGCCCGGGATTACTCGAGCTTCTGCTGCTCGATCGTGCACGTGCTAGCTAGCTAGCCACcgaaatttctttttaatttcttttcgaAGACACCCTCGACGGCTCGCGTCGCCTCGTCAAGGCAACATTTTTTGAAGTCGAAACATTTTGAACCATACAGCTTGATTTTGGactgaaatattgataattgtAAGAAAAGAATATATTCTCGTCTTTGTGATATTATATAACTTCTTATCTGGTATTACAAAACATGTATTTCTCTcttaaaaaatgtgttttctcGTTGCAAAATGACCTGACTTGTGGTGAGTGTGTGTAATTCCAGAGCGACGTGTTTCATGTGCAATTCGAATGTTGTTTGACACGGAAACGTGGTAATCATATGAGACTTTTGAGTAGAACAATCGCACGTATAGTCATGTATTGTATcaccggacactatcatatttccggacgcgcatattactgcgtacgaaatcaatttcgtaccgtaaaagacttccgcagttcaattttacagaatttttacaaagaacaagtttgcaaaaaacaagaagaaaaaatccaacttttaccttattttctctaaaatgacagaaaatgcttaaaatatcatataacatagttttgcattaacaaATGAttcaattgatctattttctgatggcAATAGGGACCTAATTTCGGGCCTGATTCCccgaatttcaatctcgtccgctccatcgatcagatcgtcgacggctagttctcaaTGCAAGGTATGTACTCCGGCCGTCCGTGCGCGAGGTAGATAGAGAGCCGTCAACGATCGTCTGTGCATCGATAGAACTTGACTGAGGGTcacgatatgaacgagcataatactggaaagtgccatatcgaacacgcgatcaattttttttttcaaaaatttaattcGTTAGCAAACACcaatttattacaaagatctgctcaaaatcgatataagaaagcaaacaaaacttagaatttactcatgagatgatatatcatgaaaaaaatcacaccaactCTTTCTTACATcttataatcaagaatatttttacccgtcCGGCGCGCCCGTccggaattatgatgtaatttgtcacgcacgaaaataattgtttttcgcggaggggtatgcggcaagtgcggtgcaaagaaaacggttggaaaatataaaatattttcttcatattcataattttcagaatatttggaatagcaaggtataatttttcttcattgtatttcctctagttgtcatttttaaagcactgaaataaaggtgtccggcaataggatacactgccatacaaGTAATGGAGATGGACTAGCTCTGGTGAACAAATGAATGCTTATTATGTTACGACAGAAATCTGCACAAGGCATTTATCATGATTTTCCAGCATGTCAAATTGAGAGGtaatttatgtgcattttttgtTGTGGATGGGGGGGGTCTGTAATTttgggtgtgtgtatgtatgagCAAAGTGGCAAATTGTCCAGCATCGACTTTGTGTAGGCCCTACAATTTATAGGAAAGATCTTGGCTCTCCGACTatctccgcacagcgattcagAGACTGCTGATTGGTCCATCGCGCATCATGTCATGACCACGTGGTCACCACTAGCCtggggccgtattctgaaaattgtcttaagagaaatattcttgtatctttagagttacaataaaatccgtattccgaaaattgtcttaacttttcttgtaactttcaCTGAGTGCGTATAATGTCAGATATTTAGATAATGCGTAAATGTCTAATTGGCGCATATTATGTCTGTGCGCAAGATAAAATATCGAGTTACATGGTATTTCCGAAAATTCTCTTATCTTTACGTTCTCTTAACTTCcttggaaaatacaataaaatttacaagaggTGGGGGCTATTGTAACTTATTGTTGCATGCAATATTTGCCCGTCtgcaataattatttcttgctgcatccCGCAAGAACATCATGTTTTACAAAAGGAGACATTCAAAAGACATTATAATGACGGATTGGTAgacttttcagcaattacaaattgGTGTTCGAGATGaatcttttcagagaaaatatatttttgagaaGAGCCAAGTGTATTTTTAGCACAGAAGCGCAGAAGCATAAGCGTCGGGGGCGCAAGGAAATTACGCCTCATATCAACAATGCGcttcattatttttaagaaGAGATGCTTCTATTGGTTGGCCTAAGCATATATCAAGCTTAATAATTGGTTGATGACAGAATATTGGGCGtgtcagagaaaaaaaataggggacgtccttacagagataagacaattttcagaataccaatttaagagaattttagcgcgctgttatcttgctgacttacaagaaaagttaagacaattttcagaataccacccctggaggcgtctgggtagtaaaaatcatagtactatCGTAAGCGTACGatagtactatgatttttactccccactccccagacgcctccaggctagtcaCCACATGACAAAAACCTCCATTTAAGAACACTATACGGTATACCCCAATTTCTCTCAATCAATTCTCTTCAAGTATGACAAACCCACTGCCCCAAGCAAGCAATAatatttaagtatcaaaacacctgtttcttgacctcggtccgaagataacacaaCAGCCCGAGCACGGTCCCTGCAAAGCATGCtatcattttatttacttactttccttatttcgaggtcgattttcttcgttcgaaattgaaaatggactaacattggatttctgaatacaatatgtgcctttgaaaacgtaattaaatatcgaatacaataatttcattccgaaggtcctattacaggcagagaagtcttatgtaatagcacagctgttgtttatcatttcgtcctttggctcaacgctcatttactggcctgtggaggtgaaattgagacaacgAGGATTACCTTGCCAAGAAGGGTTTATcgtaacccagggaactcccgcccgcgtagggggcgggagcccaggaccttacggtgtaattgaccatactcacctgactagcgtgaagtatggtcaaaataattctccgaataaatagttaaaacagaaatcaagcacttaccacgattatatggatgaaggtctaacgagtgg
It includes:
- the LOC121411478 gene encoding translin-like produces the protein MDEEINKTFEAFNTHLVKEQDKREEIRNVVRELEQTGREIMTVLNAIHQGSGIKEVSQICKRSRELFQTVKSKIEQLAALFPADEYYRFHDHWRYCIQRLAFSASLIVYLESERLATREEVAEFLGVTVKKSDGFHIDLEDFLHGLLSLGNELSRLAVNSVTAGDYSRPIRIAAFMGELNSGFRLLNLKNDSLRKRFDGLKYDIKKIEEVVYDISIRGLRPTAQDVKEPSMEETPAQEEK